A window from Symbiopectobacterium purcellii encodes these proteins:
- the hemH gene encoding ferrochelatase: MSQQKVGVLMVNLGTPEAPTPQAVKRYLAQFLSDKRVVDTPRWLWWPLLNGVILPFRSPRVAKLYQSIWTVDGSPLLAFSRRQECALSARLGDDIPVALGMSYGSPSLPSALDSLLSQGVTQLVVLPLYPQYSCSTTGAVWDGLADALRTRRQLPGIRFIRDYATHPVYIDALKQRVEASFARHGVPDRLVISFHGIPVRYATEGDDYPLRCQATAQALIAALGLAPEQVQMTFQSRFGREPWLTPYTDETLKGLPAQGIKHIQVICPGFAADCLETLEEIQEQNREIFLHAGGERFAYIPALNDDARHIDVFEALIRDE; the protein is encoded by the coding sequence ATGAGTCAACAAAAAGTGGGCGTACTGATGGTGAATCTGGGGACGCCCGAAGCCCCGACGCCGCAGGCGGTGAAACGCTATCTGGCTCAGTTTCTTAGTGATAAACGCGTGGTGGATACGCCGCGCTGGCTCTGGTGGCCGCTGTTAAATGGCGTGATCCTGCCTTTTCGTTCTCCCCGTGTCGCCAAACTGTATCAGTCCATCTGGACGGTTGACGGTTCTCCGTTGTTGGCATTCAGTCGACGTCAGGAATGCGCGCTCTCCGCCCGTTTAGGCGACGATATTCCGGTGGCGCTAGGCATGAGCTATGGTTCGCCGAGCTTGCCGTCAGCGTTAGATAGCCTGTTGTCGCAAGGCGTCACTCAACTGGTGGTGCTGCCTCTCTACCCACAATATTCTTGCTCCACCACGGGGGCGGTATGGGATGGGCTGGCCGACGCACTGCGCACGCGCCGCCAGTTGCCCGGTATCCGTTTTATCCGCGATTATGCAACGCACCCGGTCTATATCGATGCGCTAAAGCAGCGTGTCGAGGCATCATTTGCCCGGCACGGCGTGCCGGACCGCTTAGTGATATCGTTCCATGGCATTCCGGTGCGTTATGCTACAGAGGGGGATGACTATCCCCTGCGCTGTCAGGCAACGGCACAGGCGCTGATCGCTGCGTTGGGGTTGGCACCGGAACAGGTGCAAATGACCTTTCAATCACGTTTTGGCCGTGAACCCTGGCTCACTCCCTATACGGATGAAACGTTAAAGGGATTACCCGCGCAGGGGATCAAACACATTCAGGTTATTTGTCCTGGGTTTGCTGCCGATTGTCTGGAAACGTTGGAAGAGATTCAGGAACAGAACCGGGAGATTTTCCTGCATGCTGGCGGTGAACGGTTTGCTTATATTCCGGCGCTAAATGACGATGCGCGGCACATTGATGTGTTTGAAGCGTTGATTCGTGACGAATAG